GCCCAGTCCACAAAGAGTTCGTTAAAGAGGTAATGCTTAAGATAGAGCGAAACGGTTATATTTTCACTAAGGAGGACGAGCTCCCCTATTGCTCGAGATGCGGCCGCTTCTTACCAGACAGGTTTGTTGAAGGAAAATGTCCGTACTGCGGCTATGAGCGGGCGAGAGGAGACCAATGTGAACAATGTGGGCGCCTCTTGGAGCCGACAAGGCTTTTGGAGCCTCGGTGCGCCGTATGTGGCGCAAAACCGGAGGTTAAAATGGTTAAACACTGGTATTTTGACATGCCAAAATTTACGGAGAAGCTTCTTGCATATATAGAGGGTAATCGCCAGCTACCGGATAACGCGAGAAACTTCAGCATAAATCTTTTGAAAGAGGGCTTGAAACCTAGACCGATAACTAGAGACAATAAATGGGGGATTCCGGCCCCCTTCGAAGGCGCTGAGGATAAAACAATATATGTTTGGTTTGATGCGGTTCTGGGCTATGTCTCGGCGACTATAGAGTATTTTAAGAGGTTGGGTGATAGTGAGAAGTGGAAAGAGTATTGGTTTGACAAAAATACAAAAACATTATATTTCATAGGAAAGGATAATATTCCATTTCACACGCTGATTTTTCCAGCACTATTAATGGCGACGCACGAGGACTATAATCTTCCATGGAACGTGTGCACTAATGAGTGGCTTATATTCGGCGGACAGAAGTCCTCGAAGAGCAGAAGAATAGGGGTGTGGATAGACGAAGCCCTAGAAATGTTTCCAGTAGATTATTGGAGGTACACTCTCATATCGATACGCCCTGAGACAAAAGACTCGGATTTCACGTGGAGCATATTTGCTGAAAAAGTGAATTCGGATTTAAATGACACGTTAGGCAACTTCATTCATAGAACCCTGAAATTCATAAGCAATTATTTTGACGGCAGGGTGCCGGAGCCAACGGATCTAGATGAGTCGGATAAAAGGGTATTGAGCGCTATAAGTGAAAAAATTAAGTCTGTTGACAACGCGTTAAGCAACTTTCAGCTGCAGCTAGCATTACGTGAGGCAATCGACTTAAGCCGTATAGGGAACAGGTATCTAAATGAGGAGAAGCCTTGGGAGACAATTAAAACCAATCCTAGGGTCGCGGCAAACACCCTCTACGTCTCAGCGCAAATAGTTAAAGCCCTCTCGATAATACTTGAGCCATTTATACCCATAGCCGCTCAAAAAATGCGTGCGCTTCTCAATTTACAAGATAAAGTGTCTTGGGATAATGCATATGAGCCGCTGCCAGCCGGCCATAAGATCGGTGAGGCTGAGCCGCTGTTCAGTAAAATTGAAGCAACTGAGGAGGAGTTGCAAAACATGCTTGAAAAAATTAGATCCGGTGGAGAGAAAATATCGATTGAGGAATTTTCGCGAATAGACATGAGGATTGGAAAAATAGTTAAAGTCGAAAATATACCTAAATCGCAGAATCTATTGAAGTTGATAATAGATATAGGTGGCGGAACCCCTAAAACAGCCGTTGCCGGCATAGCAAAATACTATAGGCGGGAAGACCTTGAGGGAAAACACGTTGTCGTCGTGGTGAACCTTGAGCCTAAAAAGATCTTTGGCGTTGAATCCGAGGTGATGATTTTAGCCGCGCAGGATGAAAGCAGCGTGGTTTTAATAGAGCCGGAGAAACCTATTAGTCTAGGGAGCAAAGTGAGATAGTGGCTGGATAAATGCCGCTTAAATTCGATCTACATGTTCACACATGCTACTCAGGAGATAGCTCAATAACCCTAGAAGACCTAATAGTTCAAATTAGAGCGAAAAAGCTGGATGGGGTTGCAGTAACTGACCATGACACTGTAGCAGGCGCAGTGAAAATAGCGAAGGCCTTTGAGGCGATCAGCAAACGCAGTAAGCCCGATAGATTGATGGTGATTCCAGGCATAGAGGTCACAACTAAGCAGGGGCATATACTGGGCATAAATTTGGCAACACCGATTTCACCCGGCCTAAGCGTCGAGGAAACCGTTGAAAAGATTCATGATGCTGGCGGCATAGCTATAGCGGCGCATCCGCGAGCCCCCCTTAAAAAAGGTGTAGGCTTGAACGAGAAAATAATTTCCTATGGTCTGGATGCGATTGAAGTCATCAATTCATCGGTTCTCCCTTTTCGGCTGTCGACCAATAGATGTAGAGAATTCGCTATGC
Above is a window of Candidatus Bathyarchaeia archaeon DNA encoding:
- the metG gene encoding methionine--tRNA ligase, encoding MLRRCVKLGKVLVTAAWPYINHVPHLGNLLPILSADVIARYYRLKGEEVLFVSGSDEHGTPIEIEAIKQNVSPKELTDRNHRIVSELFKRWAISFDNYTRTESPVHKEFVKEVMLKIERNGYIFTKEDELPYCSRCGRFLPDRFVEGKCPYCGYERARGDQCEQCGRLLEPTRLLEPRCAVCGAKPEVKMVKHWYFDMPKFTEKLLAYIEGNRQLPDNARNFSINLLKEGLKPRPITRDNKWGIPAPFEGAEDKTIYVWFDAVLGYVSATIEYFKRLGDSEKWKEYWFDKNTKTLYFIGKDNIPFHTLIFPALLMATHEDYNLPWNVCTNEWLIFGGQKSSKSRRIGVWIDEALEMFPVDYWRYTLISIRPETKDSDFTWSIFAEKVNSDLNDTLGNFIHRTLKFISNYFDGRVPEPTDLDESDKRVLSAISEKIKSVDNALSNFQLQLALREAIDLSRIGNRYLNEEKPWETIKTNPRVAANTLYVSAQIVKALSIILEPFIPIAAQKMRALLNLQDKVSWDNAYEPLPAGHKIGEAEPLFSKIEATEEELQNMLEKIRSGGEKISIEEFSRIDMRIGKIVKVENIPKSQNLLKLIIDIGGGTPKTAVAGIAKYYRREDLEGKHVVVVVNLEPKKIFGVESEVMILAAQDESSVVLIEPEKPISLGSKVR
- a CDS encoding CehA/McbA family metallohydrolase; the protein is MPLKFDLHVHTCYSGDSSITLEDLIVQIRAKKLDGVAVTDHDTVAGAVKIAKAFEAISKRSKPDRLMVIPGIEVTTKQGHILGINLATPISPGLSVEETVEKIHDAGGIAIAAHPRAPLKKGVGLNEKIISYGLDAIEVINSSVLPFRLSTNRCREFAMRYNLPQTAGSDSHIPEAIGLAYTIINDCDRDIDSVIESIKKGLTEPLGKGTPISLRLRHTLKRIF